One segment of Dolichospermum sp. DET69 DNA contains the following:
- a CDS encoding acyltransferase family protein: MIAEHSNSVLPWLVHDGLESVEIFFMISGFYMAMILPKYSNVMEFYFNRFLRIFIPYFLICGMILTLSLIFGIVWGEWLELEPFINFSVAKNSLYATFLMIFATFSNLTIFFQDLVFILSYDLPSALNFSIDLSEGQYPFYKYLLDPPAWSISVELIFYFFAPVIVKFTNKKLLLILLSSLTIRIFFYEMIGVKYNGWIHRFFVCAIALFVMGIFSFRLYSNWLINLTKKLPINLQISNKYYIFYCGFILLFFFLTKFATQQLGSIIKMNYAYLISYLIWMAIIPILFQLTANNKLDRYIGNLSYPIYLIHTIVIKISQIIIPYCSISESWLGKISALITILASVVIIHFFVNPLEKQRYVLAKTLSNNEWSK, translated from the coding sequence GTGATTGCAGAACACTCAAATTCTGTACTTCCGTGGCTTGTCCATGATGGTTTAGAATCAGTAGAAATATTTTTTATGATTTCTGGTTTTTATATGGCTATGATTTTGCCAAAATACTCTAATGTAATGGAATTTTACTTCAACAGATTCCTCCGAATTTTTATTCCCTATTTCTTAATATGTGGAATGATTTTAACGCTGAGTCTAATATTTGGCATTGTGTGGGGAGAATGGTTAGAATTAGAGCCATTTATTAATTTCTCTGTAGCAAAAAATAGCTTGTATGCGACTTTCTTAATGATATTTGCAACCTTTTCTAACTTAACAATCTTTTTTCAGGATTTAGTTTTTATTTTAAGCTATGATTTACCTTCGGCATTAAATTTTAGTATTGATCTTTCAGAGGGACAATATCCTTTTTATAAATATCTACTCGATCCACCAGCTTGGTCAATTAGTGTTGAATTAATTTTTTATTTTTTCGCTCCAGTTATAGTGAAATTTACCAACAAAAAATTACTTTTAATCTTGCTATCTTCATTGACAATCCGTATTTTCTTTTACGAAATGATTGGAGTGAAGTATAATGGTTGGATTCATAGGTTTTTTGTATGTGCGATCGCTTTATTTGTAATGGGAATTTTCAGCTTTAGGTTGTATTCAAATTGGTTAATTAATTTAACCAAAAAATTGCCTATAAACTTGCAGATTAGTAACAAATACTATATTTTTTATTGTGGTTTTATTTTGCTTTTCTTCTTTCTCACAAAATTTGCAACCCAGCAACTAGGGAGCATAATTAAGATGAATTATGCTTATTTAATTTCCTACTTAATTTGGATGGCAATCATTCCTATATTATTTCAACTAACAGCTAATAATAAATTAGATAGATACATTGGAAATTTGTCATATCCAATCTATTTAATCCATACAATAGTTATTAAAATTTCACAGATTATAATTCCCTATTGTAGTATATCAGAATCTTGGCTAGGTAAAATATCTGCACTAATAACAATATTAGCTTCTGTGGTTATTATTCATTTTTTTGTGAATCCATTAGAAAAACAAAGATATGTATTAGCAAAAACACTTTCTAATAATGAATGGTCGAAATAG
- a CDS encoding tyrosine--tRNA ligase yields the protein MTQNFFWLHRGVAEIFPQPHDVGNDTESLEKQLLNSDRPLRIKLGIDPTGADIHLGHSIPVRKLRAFQDAGHTAVLIIGDFTARIGDPTGKSEVRRQLTEADVAQNAQTYLDQVRPILDFDTPGRLEVRYNSEWLSSLDLGKTLELLSTMTVGQMLAKEGFAERYKQESPIFLHEFLYPLMQGYDSVAVEADVELGGTDQKFNIAVGRDLQRHFGLKPQFGLLLPILIGTDGVQKMSKSLGNYVGLGEHPSQKYQKLQAVPDNLLSQYFELLTDLPLDSLPENPRDRQECLAWEIVRQYHGEQAANEAKEAAKSGGKEGALPEFSLAAVLQFPVKLAYILGVTGLCKSNAEGKRKIQEGGVRLDGDKVTDVDLTFAEPSDLYDQVLQVGKKNFVRLVK from the coding sequence ATGACGCAAAATTTCTTTTGGTTGCATCGTGGTGTGGCAGAAATTTTTCCACAACCCCATGATGTTGGTAATGACACGGAAAGTCTGGAAAAGCAGTTACTCAATTCTGACCGTCCGTTACGGATCAAGCTCGGTATTGACCCTACTGGAGCAGATATTCATCTCGGTCATAGCATACCTGTCCGAAAATTGCGAGCTTTTCAAGATGCTGGTCATACAGCGGTTCTCATTATTGGTGATTTTACAGCCCGTATTGGTGATCCTACTGGTAAATCAGAGGTTCGTCGTCAGTTAACAGAAGCTGATGTAGCACAAAATGCCCAAACTTATCTTGACCAAGTGCGTCCTATTTTAGATTTTGATACTCCTGGTCGGTTAGAGGTACGTTATAATTCGGAATGGCTTTCTTCTCTAGATTTGGGGAAAACTTTGGAGTTACTTTCGACTATGACAGTAGGCCAAATGTTAGCTAAGGAAGGTTTTGCAGAACGTTATAAACAAGAGAGTCCCATTTTTCTCCATGAGTTCCTGTATCCACTGATGCAAGGTTATGATTCTGTAGCTGTGGAAGCTGATGTGGAATTGGGGGGGACTGATCAAAAATTTAATATTGCTGTGGGACGAGATCTACAACGCCATTTTGGTCTAAAACCTCAGTTTGGGCTGTTGTTACCAATTTTGATTGGGACTGATGGTGTACAAAAAATGTCTAAGTCTTTAGGTAATTATGTGGGATTGGGTGAACATCCTTCCCAAAAGTATCAAAAACTACAAGCTGTACCAGATAATTTACTGTCACAGTATTTTGAACTGCTCACAGATTTACCTTTAGATAGTTTGCCAGAAAACCCCCGCGATCGCCAAGAATGTTTGGCTTGGGAAATTGTCCGTCAGTATCACGGTGAACAAGCGGCTAATGAGGCGAAGGAAGCGGCAAAAAGTGGTGGGAAGGAGGGAGCATTGCCGGAATTTTCTCTAGCTGCTGTTTTGCAATTTCCCGTTAAATTAGCTTATATCCTCGGTGTTACTGGTTTGTGTAAAAGTAATGCTGAAGGTAAGCGGAAAATTCAAGAAGGTGGTGTTCGCCTAGATGGTGATAAAGTTACTGATGTGGATTTGACTTTTGCTGAACCTAGTGATTTATATGATCAGGTGTTACAGGTTGGTAAGAAGAATTTTGTGCGTTTAGTAAAGTAG
- a CDS encoding DUF1349 domain-containing protein, translating into MKKWHNEPPDWKHQEQTLSVTSGLKTDFWRKTHYGFIRDNGHFYYQEVTGNFRADLKIIGKYEVLYDQAGLMIRENDLTWLKCGIEFVNDVQYASAVVTRDYSDWSVVQLPQNTAYLWLRLERFEGAVEVKYSLDGEQYTMLRLAYLSEAQTLQVGPMCASPEREGFQVIFEDFQITPLTNV; encoded by the coding sequence ATGAAAAAATGGCACAATGAACCACCAGATTGGAAACATCAGGAACAAACACTATCAGTCACTTCGGGACTGAAAACAGACTTTTGGCGCAAAACTCATTACGGTTTTATCCGTGATAACGGACACTTTTACTATCAAGAAGTCACAGGTAATTTTAGGGCTGATCTGAAAATTATCGGCAAGTATGAGGTGCTTTATGACCAAGCAGGATTAATGATCCGCGAAAACGATTTAACATGGTTAAAGTGTGGAATTGAATTTGTAAACGATGTACAATATGCCAGTGCTGTAGTTACACGGGATTATTCTGATTGGTCTGTAGTGCAGCTACCTCAAAACACAGCTTACTTGTGGCTAAGATTGGAACGATTTGAAGGTGCTGTGGAGGTGAAATATTCCCTTGACGGTGAACAATATACAATGCTCAGACTAGCGTATTTGAGTGAAGCACAAACTTTACAGGTTGGCCCTATGTGTGCATCACCTGAACGGGAAGGTTTTCAAGTAATTTTTGAAGATTTCCAAATTACACCATTAACTAATGTATAA
- a CDS encoding DegT/DnrJ/EryC1/StrS family aminotransferase, translating to MIIQVEPWIDEKEFEQVKRVMDSTYLTENKVTAEFEAGIQQLTQSKHSIATSNGTTALYCGLKALNIGNGDEVIVPNFTFVASSNAVIMTGAKPVFCEVKPGTLCIDVEAAAELVTERTKAIMPVHLYGQSADMVAVMEFAQQYNLKVIEDAAQGIGVKFKGEHVGLKADVSAISFYGNKTITCGEGGIILTQSDTIAQACRRLKNHGRDTRGTFVHEHIGFNFSITELQSAIGVAQLQKLPEIIRRKQEICDIYSQALADIPQLQILPIDERCEPVYWFTSYYAQNRAELANFLLTNEIQTRRFFCPLHLQPCYQDIVDPNLKYPISEKAYEQGISLPSAYGLKPEDQAYVIEKIREFYLG from the coding sequence ATGATTATTCAAGTTGAACCTTGGATTGATGAAAAAGAGTTCGAGCAAGTTAAGCGCGTTATGGACTCTACATACCTCACAGAAAACAAAGTTACTGCTGAATTTGAAGCAGGAATCCAACAATTAACCCAGTCTAAACATAGCATAGCTACTTCCAACGGAACTACGGCTTTATACTGTGGATTAAAAGCCTTAAATATTGGTAATGGTGATGAAGTAATTGTTCCGAATTTTACATTTGTTGCTTCATCTAATGCTGTAATTATGACTGGAGCTAAACCTGTATTTTGTGAAGTAAAACCAGGTACACTTTGTATTGATGTTGAGGCAGCAGCAGAATTAGTAACAGAACGAACTAAAGCGATAATGCCAGTCCATTTATATGGGCAAAGTGCTGATATGGTTGCAGTGATGGAATTTGCTCAACAGTATAATCTGAAAGTAATTGAAGATGCTGCTCAAGGAATTGGCGTTAAGTTTAAGGGAGAACACGTAGGATTAAAAGCTGATGTCAGTGCGATTTCATTCTATGGTAATAAAACCATTACCTGTGGTGAAGGAGGAATCATACTCACCCAAAGTGATACAATTGCCCAAGCTTGTCGGCGCTTAAAAAATCACGGCCGCGATACCAGAGGTACATTTGTCCACGAACATATAGGCTTTAACTTCTCCATTACCGAACTACAATCAGCAATTGGTGTGGCACAACTCCAGAAACTGCCAGAAATTATTCGTCGTAAGCAGGAGATTTGTGACATTTATAGTCAAGCATTAGCAGATATACCTCAACTACAAATACTGCCAATAGATGAACGCTGTGAACCTGTGTATTGGTTTACTTCCTATTATGCCCAAAATCGAGCCGAATTAGCAAACTTTTTGTTAACTAATGAAATTCAAACACGGCGCTTTTTCTGTCCTCTGCATTTACAGCCTTGTTACCAAGATATAGTTGATCCCAATCTCAAATATCCTATTAGCGAAAAGGCTTATGAACAAGGAATTTCTTTACCCTCAGCTTATGGATTAAAGCCAGAAGATCAAGCTTATGTAATTGAAAAAATTAGAGAATTTTATTTAGGTTAA
- a CDS encoding DMT family transporter — protein sequence MTTNKLELTKPESTELNIEKSSNVMAFILLSVALIALSFTAIFIKLSVREISANATVFNRLWIATIIFGLWNGINELRTKKLTDQKLDDQIIPKEPYQLRDIILLVAVAVVHVVGRVLWSWSLTQTTAANATVLSNLPPLFTTLGAWLILGKTFNRRFVIGMVIALAGAFTLGLDDFFWSENLVISQKAIIGDAAALLSSVFYAASFLMIERLRTRLPVQNILVWRCFLGTLFILPVVLTFEEQIFPISWFGWLTVFGLAAICEVLGHGLVVYSLKYLSSSFVTIFLLLEPVMTAILAWFIFSESLSLVNLLALSFILQGIYLAKTGKGADKE from the coding sequence ATGACAACGAATAAACTCGAATTAACAAAGCCGGAATCAACAGAGTTAAATATAGAGAAGTCATCAAATGTGATGGCATTTATTTTATTATCTGTTGCCTTAATTGCTCTATCCTTTACAGCAATCTTTATTAAGCTATCAGTCCGCGAAATTAGTGCTAACGCCACAGTATTTAATCGTCTGTGGATAGCAACAATTATTTTTGGGTTATGGAATGGAATTAATGAATTACGCACCAAAAAATTAACCGACCAAAAATTAGATGATCAGATTATACCCAAAGAACCTTACCAATTAAGAGACATCATACTTTTAGTCGCAGTAGCTGTTGTTCATGTCGTGGGTCGAGTTCTCTGGAGTTGGTCTTTGACTCAAACCACGGCTGCTAATGCTACTGTACTGTCGAATCTCCCCCCATTATTCACCACGTTAGGGGCTTGGTTGATATTAGGTAAAACTTTTAACCGCAGATTCGTGATTGGGATGGTAATTGCCCTTGCGGGGGCATTTACTTTAGGATTAGATGACTTCTTCTGGTCTGAAAATCTGGTAATCAGCCAAAAAGCTATTATTGGTGACGCGGCTGCTTTGTTATCGTCTGTGTTTTATGCAGCTAGTTTCCTGATGATCGAACGACTGCGAACTAGATTACCTGTACAAAATATACTTGTATGGCGCTGCTTTTTAGGTACTTTGTTTATCCTCCCAGTGGTGCTAACCTTTGAAGAGCAAATTTTTCCTATTTCCTGGTTTGGTTGGCTCACGGTATTTGGATTAGCTGCTATTTGCGAAGTTCTAGGACATGGATTAGTAGTCTACAGTCTCAAGTATTTATCATCATCCTTCGTGACAATATTTCTGCTACTTGAACCAGTCATGACTGCAATTTTAGCTTGGTTCATCTTTTCAGAAAGCCTAAGTTTGGTTAACCTTTTAGCGCTTAGTTTCATCTTACAAGGTATATATCTGGCAAAAACAGGCAAAGGAGCGGATAAAGAATAA
- the yhdJ gene encoding adenine-specific DNA-methyltransferase: MIEHYKNRQHTIFHGDAISILSNHIPSESVDLIFIDPPYNIGKKFSNFHDKWESEEEYINWSYQWLDECIRILKQNGTIYVMTSTQAIPYFDIYLRKKLTILSRIIWHYDSSGVQATKYFGSMYEPILHCVKDKNNYIFNADDIKVEAKTGSQRKLIDYRKSVPTPYNTEKVPGNAWYFSRVRYRMEEYENHPSQKPESLLERIILASSHEGSLILDPFAGTFTTAAVAKRLGRKSISIELEEEYLKIGLRRVLEWTEYQGEKLLPEQKNHNIKNKNGKKVDLDFIQGSIFDENTTA, translated from the coding sequence ATGATTGAACATTATAAAAATCGACAACATACTATCTTTCATGGTGATGCTATTAGCATTTTATCAAATCATATTCCTTCAGAATCAGTAGATTTAATTTTTATCGATCCTCCCTATAATATAGGTAAGAAATTTAGTAATTTCCATGATAAATGGGAATCAGAGGAAGAATATATTAATTGGTCATATCAATGGCTTGATGAATGTATTCGCATTCTTAAACAAAATGGTACAATTTATGTGATGACAAGTACCCAAGCAATTCCTTATTTTGATATTTACTTAAGAAAAAAATTAACTATTCTCAGTCGCATAATATGGCATTATGATAGTTCTGGAGTTCAAGCCACAAAATACTTTGGTTCAATGTATGAACCTATTCTTCATTGTGTGAAAGATAAAAACAATTATATTTTTAATGCAGATGATATTAAAGTTGAAGCCAAAACAGGTTCACAACGTAAATTAATTGATTACAGAAAATCAGTTCCTACTCCCTATAATACAGAAAAAGTACCTGGGAATGCTTGGTATTTTTCCCGTGTGAGATATCGCATGGAAGAATACGAAAACCATCCTTCACAAAAACCAGAGTCATTACTAGAAAGAATCATTTTAGCAAGTAGTCATGAAGGAAGTTTAATACTTGACCCTTTTGCTGGAACTTTTACAACTGCTGCTGTAGCTAAACGTTTAGGTAGAAAATCTATCAGTATTGAATTAGAAGAAGAATATCTAAAAATTGGCTTGAGAAGAGTTTTAGAGTGGACAGAATATCAAGGAGAAAAACTTTTACCAGAACAGAAAAACCATAATATCAAAAATAAAAATGGTAAAAAAGTAGATTTAGATTTTATCCAAGGGAGTATCTTTGATGAAAATACTACAGCATGA
- a CDS encoding alpha/beta fold hydrolase, protein MSIQEHKITVNSLEWFYREAEPIGRTDLIPVLCLHGIVSQSYSWRNVIPSLAAQGNRAIAPDWIGYGFSSKPEKQDFAYTPDAFITALEGFVKALELERFSLVVQGFLGSVGLQYALRHPEQVANIAILNTPISTSAKIPWKIKQMGLPLAGDIITQDPLLVDRTLEGGSRYRIEDEDLDIYRKPFLKSSASGRSLLATIRNFQLEKAMIEIENGFKGWQQPILAQWGMIDPWLSVDMAESFVKSVANGELIKLNNVGHYPQEHYYEVILQDLLPFVRRSQSN, encoded by the coding sequence GTGTCAATTCAAGAACATAAAATTACAGTAAATTCCCTAGAATGGTTTTATCGGGAAGCTGAACCGATTGGTAGAACTGATTTAATTCCTGTATTATGCTTACATGGGATAGTTTCTCAAAGTTATAGTTGGAGAAATGTTATTCCCAGTTTAGCAGCACAGGGAAATAGAGCGATCGCACCTGACTGGATTGGTTACGGATTTTCCAGTAAACCAGAAAAACAGGATTTTGCTTATACTCCCGACGCATTTATTACAGCTTTGGAAGGATTTGTTAAAGCCTTAGAATTAGAAAGATTTTCCTTAGTTGTCCAAGGCTTTTTAGGTTCAGTTGGGTTACAATACGCCTTACGTCATCCTGAACAGGTTGCTAATATAGCTATTTTAAATACACCAATTTCTACTTCTGCAAAAATCCCTTGGAAAATCAAACAAATGGGTTTACCTTTAGCTGGAGATATCATTACCCAAGATCCTTTATTGGTTGATAGAACCTTGGAAGGGGGTAGTCGTTACCGCATTGAAGATGAAGATTTAGATATTTATAGAAAACCATTTTTGAAAAGTTCTGCTTCTGGAAGAAGTCTATTAGCAACAATTCGCAATTTCCAACTAGAAAAAGCGATGATAGAAATAGAAAATGGCTTTAAAGGATGGCAACAACCTATTTTAGCACAATGGGGAATGATTGATCCTTGGTTATCTGTAGATATGGCGGAAAGTTTTGTAAAATCTGTAGCTAATGGTGAATTAATCAAACTTAATAATGTGGGACATTATCCCCAAGAACATTATTATGAAGTGATTTTACAAGATTTACTCCCATTTGTCCGGCGTTCCCAATCGAATTAG
- a CDS encoding glycosyltransferase family 4 protein: MNRKIKLTYIFTHQIRWVQFEWVAQYTDNSKFDIDYLILNEGDPIVDFLQQMEIPYKTTFYNDYRNTPEVVKFIYDHLVENKTDIVHTHWFAGHLAGLQAAYYAKVPVRVYTTENTGIKWTRHARSKYELIWQFATNAIAVTNQVKAGMIADGVPEDQITVIPSGFDLTQYENIDPQRIKQLQDKYLKNHTGPVIGVSARYVKWKGVEYIIEAFKKVLETHPNALLLLSGTHTDTKNIQEQFQNITKDSTNKPNYAEALSVVDKLAELPADSYVEIYFEEDLFALFRLFDIFVHVSDPMIEAFGQSPIDAMLSEVPSVITATGIAQDFAIHKEHAWIVDYQNSQQIAEGILTLLEDKSLREKIKQNALISAKNYSIQNKMLKLEELYLRGCFKSS, translated from the coding sequence ATGAACCGAAAAATAAAACTGACCTATATCTTTACTCATCAAATCCGTTGGGTTCAGTTTGAGTGGGTTGCCCAATATACCGATAATTCTAAGTTTGACATTGATTATCTGATTTTAAATGAAGGTGATCCCATAGTTGATTTTTTACAACAGATGGAAATTCCTTATAAAACAACCTTTTACAACGATTATAGAAATACCCCTGAAGTTGTTAAATTTATTTATGATCATTTAGTAGAAAACAAAACAGATATAGTACATACCCATTGGTTTGCTGGCCATTTAGCAGGATTACAAGCTGCTTACTATGCCAAAGTTCCAGTCAGGGTTTATACGACAGAAAATACAGGTATAAAATGGACAAGACACGCTCGCAGTAAATATGAGTTAATTTGGCAATTTGCCACTAATGCGATCGCCGTTACAAATCAGGTAAAAGCGGGTATGATTGCCGATGGTGTGCCAGAAGATCAAATAACAGTCATTCCCAGTGGATTTGATCTCACACAGTATGAAAATATAGATCCCCAAAGAATTAAACAACTTCAAGACAAATATCTCAAAAATCACACTGGACCAGTTATTGGTGTATCGGCAAGGTATGTTAAATGGAAAGGAGTTGAATATATAATTGAAGCATTTAAAAAGGTACTAGAAACTCATCCTAATGCCCTTTTACTGTTATCAGGAACTCATACAGATACAAAGAATATACAAGAGCAATTCCAAAACATCACAAAAGATAGTACCAATAAACCTAACTATGCAGAGGCTTTGAGTGTAGTAGATAAATTGGCAGAATTACCTGCTGATAGCTATGTTGAAATCTATTTTGAAGAGGATCTTTTTGCCTTATTTCGTCTCTTTGATATCTTTGTTCATGTTTCTGATCCCATGATCGAAGCATTTGGACAATCTCCTATTGATGCAATGTTATCGGAAGTTCCTTCTGTGATTACAGCAACGGGTATTGCTCAGGATTTTGCGATCCACAAAGAACACGCTTGGATTGTTGATTATCAAAATAGTCAACAAATTGCTGAGGGAATTTTAACCTTATTAGAGGATAAGTCATTGAGGGAAAAAATCAAACAAAATGCTCTTATTTCTGCAAAAAATTATAGTATTCAAAATAAAATGCTCAAATTGGAAGAACTATATCTAAGAGGATGTTTTAAAAGTTCTTGA
- the hemJ gene encoding protoporphyrinogen oxidase HemJ, translated as MAYSWFKAFHIIGFVVWFAGLFYLVRLFIYHVEANLEPEPAKTILKNQYQLMEKRLYDIITTPGMFVTVAMAIGILSTNMELLKEPWLHFKLGFVAVLIGYHYYCGRLMKQLAADECKWSGQSLRALNEAPTLLLVVIVMLAIFKNNLPTDLTAWLIFGLVIFMAVSIQLYAKIRRRNKEKLTAELNQIPQA; from the coding sequence ATGGCGTATTCGTGGTTTAAAGCATTTCACATTATTGGCTTTGTGGTTTGGTTTGCGGGGTTATTTTACCTTGTCCGTCTGTTTATCTACCACGTTGAAGCTAACCTTGAACCAGAACCAGCAAAAACGATACTGAAAAATCAGTATCAACTCATGGAAAAGCGTCTTTACGATATTATTACCACTCCAGGTATGTTCGTAACCGTAGCAATGGCTATTGGTATTTTATCAACCAATATGGAACTGTTAAAAGAACCCTGGTTACATTTTAAATTAGGGTTTGTAGCTGTTTTAATTGGCTATCATTATTACTGCGGTAGATTAATGAAGCAGTTAGCAGCGGACGAATGTAAATGGAGTGGTCAAAGTTTACGCGCTTTAAATGAAGCCCCAACACTTCTATTAGTTGTAATTGTCATGTTGGCTATCTTCAAGAATAATTTACCAACTGACCTCACTGCTTGGTTAATTTTTGGTTTAGTGATTTTTATGGCTGTGAGTATTCAACTTTACGCCAAAATCCGCAGACGCAACAAAGAAAAGCTGACAGCAGAATTAAATCAAATTCCCCAAGCGTAA
- a CDS encoding glycosyltransferase family 2 protein — protein sequence MVLTIDEQSIDNQRHPIKSNLDFVELSIVVPLHNEEDNIDHLFERITSVLNKLNITYEIICIDDGSKDNTLKYLIDHCDRNPAIKVVSFSRNFGKEIALTAGIDYAQGKAVIPIDADLQDPPELIEQLINKWREGYNVVYAQRRLRLDDSWIKKLTASSFYWTISKLSPVDIPANVGDFRLLDRRVVEALKQMPERTRFMKGLFAWVGFKQCLISYDRQPRYQGQTKWNYWKLWNFALDGIISFSLIPLKIWTYLGLTISVLSFLYAAYLIILTIIEGITVPGYVSLMVVLLFLGGIQLIGLGVIGEYLGRIYEEAKQRPLYLVQESHGFNNNSLDIESKKTNLQCTSFHV from the coding sequence ATGGTACTAACTATTGATGAGCAATCAATAGATAATCAAAGACATCCAATTAAATCAAACTTGGATTTTGTAGAGTTGTCTATAGTAGTACCTTTACACAATGAAGAAGATAATATTGATCACTTATTTGAGCGGATTACTTCAGTTTTGAATAAATTAAATATTACCTATGAAATCATCTGTATAGACGATGGTAGTAAAGACAATACTTTGAAATATTTGATCGATCACTGCGATCGCAATCCAGCTATTAAAGTAGTGAGTTTCTCCCGTAATTTTGGGAAAGAAATTGCCTTAACAGCAGGAATTGACTACGCACAGGGAAAAGCGGTTATTCCCATTGATGCCGATCTTCAAGATCCCCCAGAACTGATTGAGCAACTTATAAATAAATGGCGTGAAGGGTATAATGTGGTTTATGCTCAACGGCGTTTACGATTAGATGATAGTTGGATAAAAAAATTAACAGCATCATCATTTTATTGGACTATATCCAAACTAAGTCCTGTGGATATTCCTGCAAATGTAGGTGATTTTCGATTATTAGATCGACGAGTTGTAGAAGCATTAAAACAGATGCCAGAAAGAACTCGGTTTATGAAAGGTTTATTTGCTTGGGTTGGCTTTAAACAATGCCTAATTTCCTATGATCGTCAACCGCGTTACCAAGGACAAACCAAGTGGAATTATTGGAAACTGTGGAATTTTGCCCTGGATGGAATTATTTCTTTTAGTCTGATTCCTTTAAAGATTTGGACTTACTTGGGATTAACTATCTCAGTTTTGTCATTCTTATATGCAGCTTATTTAATTATTTTGACGATCATAGAAGGAATTACAGTTCCAGGTTATGTTTCATTAATGGTTGTTTTACTTTTTCTCGGTGGTATCCAGTTGATAGGATTAGGTGTAATTGGAGAATACTTGGGACGAATTTATGAAGAAGCTAAACAGCGCCCATTGTATTTAGTTCAAGAATCTCATGGCTTTAATAATAATTCTCTAGATATAGAATCCAAAAAAACAAATTTACAATGTACTAGCTTTCATGTATGA
- the pyrF gene encoding orotidine-5'-phosphate decarboxylase: MTVDKIIVPLDVPDLDSAIALIEKLPQVTFWKVGLELFTSSGPKILEILKSQEKRIFLDLKFHDIPNTVAGACRAAAGYGVDLLTIHATCGTDALKAAAEAVQVGAEKVGTKPPKLIAITLLTSISARQLAFDLKIPLELPEFALEMALLAQNSGLNGAVCSPQEVRQLRTSCENDFLLVCPGVRPSWADKGDQKRSLTPSQAITAGANYLVIGRPITAAAEPELAWNQIVQELEIVA; encoded by the coding sequence ATGACTGTTGATAAAATTATCGTTCCTTTAGATGTACCAGATTTAGATAGTGCGATCGCTCTAATTGAAAAACTTCCCCAAGTTACTTTTTGGAAGGTTGGTTTGGAGTTGTTTACCAGCTCTGGTCCAAAGATTTTGGAAATCCTCAAATCTCAAGAAAAGCGAATTTTCCTCGATTTGAAGTTTCACGATATCCCCAACACTGTTGCTGGTGCTTGTCGGGCTGCGGCTGGTTATGGAGTAGATTTATTGACAATTCACGCAACTTGTGGTACTGATGCTCTCAAGGCTGCTGCGGAGGCAGTACAAGTTGGAGCGGAAAAAGTTGGAACAAAACCACCAAAATTAATTGCTATTACCTTGTTAACCAGTATTTCGGCGCGACAATTGGCGTTTGATTTAAAAATTCCCTTAGAATTGCCAGAATTTGCTTTAGAAATGGCACTTTTAGCCCAAAACTCAGGTTTAAATGGGGCGGTATGTTCTCCCCAAGAGGTGCGACAATTAAGAACAAGTTGTGAAAATGACTTTTTGCTAGTTTGTCCAGGAGTGCGTCCTAGTTGGGCTGATAAAGGAGATCAAAAGCGATCGCTTACTCCCTCCCAAGCTATCACAGCGGGTGCAAATTATCTAGTTATTGGTCGTCCTATTACCGCTGCGGCTGAACCTGAGTTAGCTTGGAATCAAATTGTTCAGGAGTTAGAAATAGTTGCATGA
- a CDS encoding ester cyclase, which yields MNNLTNKEVVRLFFEIYNHQDYEAAYKYIAPNYIDHGLPQVRSVEDAIEILKSTHKSFPDIKVVIDDLIEENDKVVFRGHFTATHLGEFVSIAPTGVKVEFEALEIFKIENQKITESWGYWPMLAILDQIQAC from the coding sequence ATGAATAATTTAACTAATAAGGAAGTTGTGAGACTATTTTTTGAAATCTATAATCATCAAGATTACGAAGCCGCATATAAGTATATTGCGCCAAATTATATAGATCATGGATTACCTCAAGTGCGAAGCGTCGAGGATGCAATTGAGATATTGAAAAGTACACATAAATCCTTTCCAGATATTAAAGTTGTGATTGATGATCTGATCGAAGAAAATGACAAAGTTGTATTTCGGGGTCACTTTACAGCTACGCATTTAGGTGAGTTTGTTAGTATCGCTCCCACTGGAGTAAAAGTAGAATTTGAGGCGTTAGAAATCTTCAAGATTGAGAATCAGAAAATTACAGAATCTTGGGGATATTGGCCAATGTTAGCCATTTTAGATCAGATTCAGGCTTGTTGA